Below is a window of Ruegeria sp. TM1040 DNA.
CACCATCTGTAGCGGTGCCAAAATACGAAGCCGCATTGTCTCAGTCGACAAAACGAGTTCAGTCTCGTTTTGCGAGAGCTGCGGGGGCGGGCAGGAAAAGCCAGAGATGTCTTCGCGCCGACGGCCCTCCCATGGGGCATCCCCGGCAGGCGCCACAGTCCATGTTCGCTCCAAGCGCCACTCTGCGTCTTTTTGCAGAGATACGCGAAACCTGTTTTCCTCCAGTACAGATATATGCAGTAGGTGGCGGCCTTCGACGCGCAAAATCACACCTGTGGTGGTTTCCGCTTCCAAAGCCCAGATTTTAAGACACTTCATTACTGATATCCCAATAGAAGGCGCGGCAGGAAGAGGCTGATGTCAGGCACATAAGTGACCAGCATCAGGAGACCGAACAACACCGCATAAAAGGGCAGAAGTGGGCGGATGACTTTGGCAATAGAAGTGCCCCCGACAGAGCAGCCCACAAACAGGGCTGAACCCACAGGCGGCGTACAGATACCAATGCAGAGGTTTAGCGTCATCACGATGCCAAAATGCACAGGGTCCATACCAAGGCCTTTGACAACTGGCATGAAAATTGGCGTGAAGATTAAGAGCGCAGGTGTCATATCCATAAAGGTCCCGACGACCAGCAGCGCCACGTTGATCGCCAGGAGGATAGCAATCGGGTTATCAGATAGACCCAACAAGAAATCTGAGATCGCAAAAGGGATGCCGCCAAAGGCCATGACACGGCTCATCGCGATGGACGCGCCGATCATCAATAGAACCACTGAAGTAGTGACCGCGCTTTCTATCAATATTGCGGGCAAATCCTTAATCGTGATTTCGCGGTACCAGACCAATGCCAAAACCAGCGTGTAGAGCACTGCTGCGGCCGAGGCCTCGGTTGCCGTGAAGACACCCGAGATGATGCCGCCCATCACGATCACGATCAGGCCCAGAGGCAAGGCTGCATCGCGCGCGGCCACCATGACCTCGCTGAGTGCGGGACGGGGCGCAACAGGATAGCCGCGCCGCTTAGCGATCACACCAGCCACGATCATCAATCCCAGCCCCATCAGGATGCCGGGCAAATATCCAGCTACGAACAACGCGGCTATAGATGTTCCGCCAGTGATCAAGGAGTAAACGATCAACGTTGCTGACGGCGGTATCAACAGGCCTGTCGGACAGGAGGCAATATTGACCGCAGCAGAAAAAGCAGGATCGTAACCCTCTTTCTTTTGCAAAGGAGCCATCACGCCGCCCACTGCCGCAGCAGAGGCCACAGCAGATCCGGAAATAGATCCGAACATCATGTTGGCAATCACGTTGCAATGGGCCAGCGCGCCAGGAAGCCGACCGCCCAGCACTTTGGCGAAGTTGATCAACCGCATGGCGATCCCACCGCGGTTCATGATGTTCCCCGCCAAGATAAAAAATGGAATGGCGAGAAGCGTAAAGCTGTCCAACCCTGACGCCATTTGCTGCGCAACGATAAACAGGGATTGGTCCACTCCCATAAACAACAAGAACGTCGCGGTGGTCGCAAGACCAATAGCAAACGCAATCGGCACACCCAGCGCCATCAGCACGACAAAACTGCCAAAGAGAAGAAAAATAGCTGTCGTCATGTCACGCCGCCTTAATCAAGAGGACCACCGAGCGGCGCCGTCTCGCCAAGCTCGGGCGAAGATGGACCGTCACGCCACAGCTCGAACGCAAAAATGACGCAGTAAAACACGATGATCGCGCCCGCGAAGGGGATCGCGCCATAGACCAACCCCATAGGAAATTGAAGCGCTGGCGTAACTTGACCGGAAGCCATAGTCTTGAGGACAAGCTGGCTACCACCCCGGATCATGACAGAGGTTGCAAAGCCAAAAATGGCAAATAGGACGAATATCTCGCTTATGATCCGAGCCCGCCCCGACAGTTTCTGGGTTAGAAGATCAATTGCTAAGTGTCGGCGCAAACCTAATGTGTAGGCCCCTCCAACCAAAGCCAACCACATAAAGAGAAACCGCGCCAATTCATCGGTTACCGTACTAGGCGTACCTAATACGTAACGACTGATGACCTGCCAGCTCACGCAGGCCACGAGCACCACAAAGATCGTCGTAATGACCAGTTTGAGGAGCATGTCGACCCACGCCCTCATGAATGACCCTTACCACAATGGCGGATTTGTTCACTCCGATTCATAGGCTCCTCCCTCTCTCCGGTCCTTCACTCTTGCCGAAGACCCTCGCTCAGGCCAACTAATTGGTCAACCAATTTGTGAAATAAATGTCATTTGGCGCAAATGTCACAACCAATACTCAAGTTTTGGTTGACTGATTGCTGACTTTAAGGAAGCTTTCTGCATTATTGGTTGACCAATATAACCGGTCAGACCGAAACACTTGGGAGGAGAGACCATGACCAAGACGTTTACCACCGCACTGTCTGCGCTGGCACTGACCGCGTCGGTTGGCGCGACAGGCGCAACCACCTTGAAACTTAACCACAATAACCCGCCAGATCATCCGGTCCACATCTCAATGCAGATTATGGCAGACCGTGTGGCAGAGCTGACCGACGGCGAAATCAAGATCCAAATCTTCCCCAATGCCCAGCTCGGCACTCAACGGGAATCGATGGAACTGGTCCAAAACTGCGCTTTGGAGATGGCACGCTCCAATGCGTCCGAACTCGAAGCAT
It encodes the following:
- a CDS encoding TRAP transporter large permease, with the translated sequence MTTAIFLLFGSFVVLMALGVPIAFAIGLATTATFLLFMGVDQSLFIVAQQMASGLDSFTLLAIPFFILAGNIMNRGGIAMRLINFAKVLGGRLPGALAHCNVIANMMFGSISGSAVASAAAVGGVMAPLQKKEGYDPAFSAAVNIASCPTGLLIPPSATLIVYSLITGGTSIAALFVAGYLPGILMGLGLMIVAGVIAKRRGYPVAPRPALSEVMVAARDAALPLGLIVIVMGGIISGVFTATEASAAAVLYTLVLALVWYREITIKDLPAILIESAVTTSVVLLMIGASIAMSRVMAFGGIPFAISDFLLGLSDNPIAILLAINVALLVVGTFMDMTPALLIFTPIFMPVVKGLGMDPVHFGIVMTLNLCIGICTPPVGSALFVGCSVGGTSIAKVIRPLLPFYAVLFGLLMLVTYVPDISLFLPRLLLGYQ
- a CDS encoding TRAP transporter small permease; protein product: MRAWVDMLLKLVITTIFVVLVACVSWQVISRYVLGTPSTVTDELARFLFMWLALVGGAYTLGLRRHLAIDLLTQKLSGRARIISEIFVLFAIFGFATSVMIRGGSQLVLKTMASGQVTPALQFPMGLVYGAIPFAGAIIVFYCVIFAFELWRDGPSSPELGETAPLGGPLD